tgcttagtttatgcagaagatagttatgacgtggaaaaccttactgaaaacatcatcaacataactcttgaaggcaatagatcaagccaaagttccaatgcaattttatgatgatcgatgtaaatcgaggattttgtaaattgaggtttaaacttttgagaaagatttcacaaccttgaaaacaaaaactgtttcattttgcatatccttgcacatttaaaatttgtaatagattagtagtgtatgtattatttttttattaggctcttattttcgagtgtagatgtagtacttaaacgaaaaatgtgttttaatgttttgaagtaatatttatgtggcgtggtatgtgcaaatttaagaaaaaaaatatatttttcttaacgggtcataacgggtcataacgggtcgtgtcactttacccgtctgttaaggacccgttaagataacgggtgtgacacgacacgacccgttaagataacaggtgttacacgaaaacgacacgaacacgactgacacgacctGTTTGCCAGGCCTACTAATAGTGCCAACGAATCCCCGTTGTTCTTAGctattagagcaagtccacccctaaggactttgcgccagcacccagcgtaTTTATCCAcccaagtgaacagtaatagaccccaatgaacagtaataggctaaAGCAgctccacccctaaaaatggactggcacccagcccatctaatattatattattttattcatatcaattaatattttatcatttaatttattttttcttcctttctttgtCCGGTCCTCACCcttttattctctctctctctctcttttccagcTCACTCCcgtgagctctctctctctctctctctctcctttttctccatgttttcttcttcaaatgAGCACCCAGCACCTGAAATGGACCTCTTCCCCCAAAAATGGGAGGTCGCCGTGGAGGTGCTCCACACCAACGGATGGGATCTCGCCGGAGCTCCACATAAACGCTCACAGGCACCTCGTTGTCGTCTCCTCACCGGAGCTCGCCATGGAGGTGCTCCACACCCACGGAGTCGGATCTCGCCGTGGAGGTGCTCCACACCAACGCTCCTCGAAAAAtggacctcctcctcctccgcatTACCCGGCTGGCGTCAGCATGAGTCAGATGTACCGGGCAACACCTCAGTCAATTTTGGACTGGGCTACAGACCAGCTTGCGCTGGGTGCCAGTCAATTGGGTCGGGTGGAGGGGTTTCACAGGGTGCTGGGCAGTTTTTTCAGCTGGGTGCTGGGCAAAATGCCCTCCGCTGGAACTGCTCTTACCAAGGGCTTTCCGAGGATTGCTCGCTACATGTTAGAAAAGTTTCCAACATCTTCTTTACATGGAATTAATGGTGTCACAGCTTTGCATGCCGCAATAACTCGCAATATCAGCTGCAAAGGTAAATGATTTCTGCGTactcctgttttttttttttttcctaaattttcattttatatatattaaaggAGCATTAAGATAAAGGTCCAAAAAATTCATGTACCATCGGCTTCAGTCCAATGTTTAGAAATTTGTGATTTAGGTCCACTTTATTCATTTAGTGTCAAGTGATACTCAAAATATGTTCGAAAATGTTATTTTAATatgatagtttaatttaattaaccatattaattcaattaaaataataaattattgaggggttATGTTTGCCTATAGCCCTTTGGCattttcggttggagatggattTTTTGTGAAGTGGCTATATTTGGCCTATGGCCTATGACCTTTTGGCCAtgtcggttggagatggtacaAAATATGGTCTAGCAttgttaattaaaatataatatctTGCAGGACAATAGGCCTGAAAATGATCCTTTAGCcctccttcagttggagatggcgtGAATGTTTAAACATCTCCCTATCTACTAAATTTCTAGAAAAAAAACgttttaattctttaatttatgataaaataaaatacttttACCATAGATCCACTCCATTCTTCGATtaaacacaaccaaattttaaatttagcggaagaaggagaagaagaaaactgaaaaataaTACCGTAAGGCACAAAAAGGAAGAATATTAGCATAGGTAAATATTATATCCTAAACTAAGAAAAGGGCTTTGTATAACAATAAGAAAAGGGTTTTATATaacaagaagaaaaggaaagaatacAAAGAACTAAATCCAACAATTTTATGagaattaaattctttaaacCTCGAGTCAAAACTCATCACAAACCCTAATCCTAATCTAAAACTCCAGGGATAATATTGATTAGTTACAAGTGGGGTAAATTGGTTACGGGAATGAAGGGAAACTGACATGGAATATAATTGGAATCATCTCAGAAGCAGCTcaaaaaatttgattcatatcaagtttttttctaaattttcgAAGGCTAGAAAAAAATAACAGTGTACGGAAATCACTTCTCTTCAAAACATACTTTAACTAACTAAAACTTCTCTCTTCCTGCCGGCCTATATGTTTCCATACAATTTAGGCATCGTGAAGATGATGGTTTCCAGGAACCCTGAAATAATCAAAGAAGTTGATGCCAACGGATGGACTCCATTACACTATGCAGCATTGACAGGGAACGTTAGAGCAACTCGATTATTGATGCAACAAGATAGTTCTATTTCTTACATCTTGGACAAATCTGGAATGTCAGCTCTTCATGTTGCGGCGTACGCAGGCCGCCGGAAAGTGATGGAAGTGCTGACTCAAGTCCGGCCTGATACTTGTGAATTGGTCAATCACAAAGGCCAAACGGTTCTGCACGCAGCAGTTTTAGGTGGGCAGTTTGTTACTGTCAGATACATTTTGAGGACGTCTAAGTTTGCAGGACTTATAAATGAAGCCGACAACGACGGAAACACGCCCTTGCATCTAGCTGCTATTCAACGTAGTCTTGCGGTCATAAAAACTATGGCAAGAAACCCTAGAGTGGATAATACTGCTATCAATAATCAACACTTGAAAGCTGCTGACATTTTTCTTGGGGACAATATTGAACTGGTAAGAAATATGTAATAGCTATTTCATTTTGAGTTCTTAGCCCTcgtcttttgtttagatttatagtTTGGCAACATAAACACTTGTTTGGCAAGAGAACATTACTCTTTCTGTATTAATTTTTAGACCCGGTTAGCCTAACAAAGCATTATACACTCTAGGACACCTTCGGTAGACGTGTGGCTTTGAAGCTTCTGGGCCGCCCTGTTGGTGTGCCGATCTTCCAACAACAAATCCGCCTCGACTTTATGAAACTGGAATCAACAGAGAAAAACGATACACCAAACAACATTTTGGATATTGCAGAGAAGAGAGCACTGCTAGCTGATTGGGATGAATCGAGCAAGTTTGACACCCATCTAGTGGTAGCGATGCTTATTGCAACCGTCACGTTTGCAGCAGCTTTCACCCTGCCTGGAGGATTCAAAGGCAACGGAATGCCCGTCTTGTACAAAAGGGCATTTTTCCAAGTGTTTGTGGTATTCGACAGCATCTCCTTCTTTCTATCAATTTTTGTGGTGTTTAACCATTTTATGTTGAAAACTGTCTCACGAACTGCTCTAGCAACACCTTCAAGTACAAATTTGCAATAACTTCAAGTACCGAAACTACCTACTAATCAAGCTGTGGTTTCGGGTCCGTTACCATTTGCAATAACTTCAAGTACAAATTGGAGGTATAAAATTTACACCACAAAACCAATAAGAAATGCTCGAGCGAGGGTGGACGAAAGTTAATTGTAAAAGGGCTTGAGATATCTCTTACTGGTCAAAgtacaaggaactttagaaatCATTGTTAAAAATGCACTACCAATGAACTACTCGAACACTTGATAAAGTTACAATCAAACCCGTATAAATGAACTACTCGAACTTTGTATCGCATGATCATAATATACACCACAAAACACTATGTAAACCTACACTTGACACAAAATACAGCACGGTTTTGAAAAGTAAGGTTAACTGCACTGCACTCCAGTTAATGCAGAAAGACAAGTAGGAGACAGAAGGCATGGCTTCCAACAGGAGGCAATGGTCTCAGTTACAAAGATATGAAAATTCAGCAGGGTGGCCAATTTCAGGAAATTCAGAATCGACCCATGCGTCGTGTAGGGCGACATTACTAACATTAGAATTTATTAGTTGAGCCCCAACTTATTTCTAATCCCAACAGCTTCACAGAGTTCTCCTAGGCTCATACACTCTCTAAGCATGTTTAACATTTCAAGAACATTGCCAATATATCATTACCAAAAAACACAAGGGAATTAAATATCAATGAAAAAGCAGAAATACATTCACTACTTAATAAACAGATGCATATCCTAAACTTGGGGGTAACCCTAACGTATCCAAATTCCCTGGCTAACTGTTTTAAAGCAAAGCACCGTTACCAACAGCGTTTGCTTCTAAATATGCATTACACACCATCAAGAAACTTCTCACTGGGAGAAAGTCAAAGTGCCTCAAGTGTATTTCAAGCAACGAGGTTCATCTTGACTACATGTATTGCACAACTTCCTCTTGAATCAAGTAATGAACTATTTACGTGCATGAATAACACATAAACTACACTTTAACAAACAATTCAATACAAAAGCCGAAAAATAAAATGACCTCGAATTTTAACCACAACTGTTCCATGAGATACTCCTCCATTGGGATTTGCACAGATGCTCCACGTCCTTAAAATGTGAATATTATGTAAGAAAAAGAAGTAAAATTTCCAACCATTATTCAAATATTCACAACAATCTTCATATATCATATAGAAGCATCTCTGTAGAGAAACATTAACCATTCAACAAGATACAAAACCCtagcaaagaaaacaaaatatcaGACCAACAAACGTGTCATCCTCCCGTATTTTTGCCCATATCAAATGCCAAGAATGCACAACAGCAGGGGGCAAGTATCGAAAACAACTACGTGTTTGCAAAACTTAGTTATGGAGCAATTATGGAGAGTTGTCAAAAGCATTTACAACAAGGATAGCAAAATGAACCTCAAATTCTCCATCTACTCGATCAGCTCTCACTCGTGCATCTTTACACTCGCAGCTTCACCCGGTCCCTCTAACAAACTCCTCAATGCTGTGACCACTGAATACTCTTGATATCGATCCCTTCTTTCACCATCTCATACAGCGGGCTCAACTCCCTCAACTTCTTCACCTGCTGCACTGTCAGCTGAACCGCCCTGTCAATCTCCTCCTCCGTGGTGAACCGCCCAATCCCAAACCGAATTGAAGTATGAGCCATGTCCTCATCCACCCCCAATGCCCTCAACACATACGACGGCTCCAAACTCGCACTGGTACACGCACTCCCACTCGACACAGCCACCTCCTTCAACCCCATCAACAAGCTCTCCCCTTCCACATAACCAAACGACAGATTCAAATTCCCGGGATAACGTCTCTCCTCGCTACCATTCACCACAACCATATCAAGCTTCTCCCTAATCCCCTTCAACATCCGATCCTGCAACTCTCTTACCCTCTTCTCATCGTACTCCATTTCCTTCTTCGCAATTTCGCAGGCCGCACCAAATCCTACCACCAACGGCGTAGGAACTGTTCCGCTTCGAATTCCTCTCTCCTGCCCACCTCCATTCATTTGGGGCTCCACCCGAATTCTCGGCCTCCTCCTCATGTACAAAGCCCCGACCCCCTTCGGCCCGTAAACCTTGTGCCCCGAAAGCGACATCAAGCTCACATTCCATTTGTCCACATCAATTGGGATCTTCCCAAGCGCCTGAGCGGCGTCCGTATGGAATGGAATTTTGAACTCCTTGCAAATTTCCCCAATTTCCTCCATCGGCTGAATAACCCCAATCTCGTTGTTCACCGCCATGACCGATACGAGCCCTGTATCGGGCCGAATGGCGGTCCGGAGCTCGTCGAGGTCGATAAGCCCGTCGGACTTCACCGGAAGGTAGGTCACATCGTAGCCCTCTTGCTGCAGATGACGGCACGAATCCAGAACGCACTTGTGCTCCGTCTGGGTGGTGATGACGTGGCGCTTCTTGTCCTTGTAGAAGTGCATGACGCCCTTGACGGAGATGTTGTTGCACTCGGTGGCGCCGGAGGTGAAGACGATTTCTTTGGGGGAGGCGCCGATTAAGTCGGCAACCTGGGCGCGGGCGGTCTCAACGGCGGAGTCGGACTCCCAGCCGTACATGTGGGTCCGGGAGTGGGGATTTCCGTACCGGGTGAGGTAGTAAGGAAGCATGGCGTCGACGACTCTGGGGTCCACCGGCGACGTGGCCTGCATGTCCAGGTACAGAGGCCGGCCGTAAATTTTCACCCCTTTCATTGAAACTCCATCTGCGTCGTCGACGGGTTCGGCGACGGCGGCCGCGGTGGAGAGGGTGCGGACGAGATGGGAGGCAGCGGAGGCAGGTTTTGGGGTTAGGGTTTGGCGGCGGAGAGCGGAAGCGAGAAGCTTCgctgccatttttttttttttttttttttgcgggtCGTCGTCTGCGTCTTTCTGGCGGTGTTGTGATGAAGTCGCAAAGGGCAAAGGACCTTAATATCGAGATGGACACGTGGTGGGTCGTGAACCCCGAATCCGAATCTGGTACGTGCCAAATGCAACGCCGTCGTATTTGGAGTAAAAAAGGTAACGGATATGTAAAGCAAAGGGTTTGGATTTGGGCCACGTCCCCACTTGCCTTAAATTTATGACAGCAAGCCCCAGTGATTTTATTaaacaccccccccccctctctctctcccctctctctttctctcactagAATTTGATGGTTAAATTGTCGTTTTATCGTAGTTGCAACTTCCAAATTTGCACTACCAGATTCCAGATCCAAATCCAAGGTGGGTgggaataagaagaagaaaaagcagCATTTTGGTGTCTGCATTTCTAAAAGGAGTATACCCACCTACTACTCCTAAAAGGAAAAGTTTTGGACTTTTCAAAACTTTTCATCCTTTGGCAGAATCCAACCGCCTGCAACTCCCTCTGGTATttatctccttctctctctctctcttgattGGCATTCTGACTCGGTGTTCTGATTTAGAAACTAGGAACATGATTAGATCTGATGGTAATTTTGTTAATGTCTTGGATCGGAATGTGAAAAAGATTACTGATTTGGTTAGATAGTGATCAAACCCAGGTGGGATTTCTATGGAATTTGAAAATTCTCATTGGTGATATCAGACATTAACAGTGTTGATAGCTTTTCATGTGAGAATGGATGGGACATTGATTGCTGGGTGAGTGGGTGTAGGTTCTTGTCCAGTTGAATTCAAGGTTGCTGATTTCGGTTCCATCTGTAACACTTTGATTCCTCATTCACATACTTACTGCCTTGCAAACACTTTTTTTGCAGTTATAAGTGAACATGTTCTTTTTGTACTAAATTTTGGTTTTATGACTCTGGGaagatttcaatttttgtttaccCGTGTTTGGATGCGAATCGATGAATTAAGAAAAGTTTAATTGTTACTCAGGTTTTGTTTAAGGGACGTATTGGGTGTAGGCTTGTAGCCTGAAAGAGATTCGGGATGTTCAAGCTATCTCCTCGCAGGAACTCGAGATCTAGGGGGTTTAAGGTCAAGCATGCGCTGCAGCTGTTTCTTTTGCTGGGTGTGTGCGTCTGGCTGGCTTACCAAGTCAAGCAGTCTCATGGCAAGAAAGCGGAGTTCagggataaaataaaggatggTGGGGATCAGATCCTCAAGTTAGGAAGAAAGGATCTCAAGCCTGTTGTGGAGGAAATTGTCGATAGGAATGCAAGgcagaaggaggaggaagaagaagaacaaaacaAGCCTGAAGAGATCGATAATGTTGGAAGAGGCACCGGAGATGATGAGGTGAATGAAaatgatgagaacaaaattgatGAGAGGACAAAAGATCAAGGTGATTCAGTACAAGGTGAGAAAGACAGTGAAACGAACAAGGAGGTTACTAGTGAAGAGAGCAACGTGAATGAAAATGAAGAGAGTAAAGAGAACGAAAATGGAAACAGGAACGATGAAGACGACAAAGCCAAGCAGAGTGAGGAAAGCAATGAGAAGGAGACCGAAGGggccaaagagaaagaaagtgaAGAAAAGGAGATTGTAGAGACTGTAGAGAAAGAGAACGGAGAGACCAAAGAGATGGAAAGTGAACAGAAGGAGAATGTAGAGACTACAGAGAAAGAAAGTGAACAGAAGGAGAACGGAGAGTTCAAAGAGACAGAAAGTGAACCGAAGGAGAATGTGGAGAACAAAGAGCAAGAAAGTGAGCAGAAGGAGAACGGAGTGACCAAGGAAATGGGAAGTGAACAGAAGGAGAATGTAGAGACTACACAGAAAGAAAGTGAACAGAAGGAGAACGGAGAGTTCAAAGAGACAGAAGGTGAACCGAAGGAGAATGTGGAGAACAAAGAGCAAGAAAGTGAGCAGAAGGAGAACGGAGTGACCAAGGAAATGGGAAGTGAACAGAAGGAGAATGTAGAGACTACACAGAAAGAAAGTGAACAGAAGGAGAACGGAGAGTCCAAAGAGACGGAAAGTGAACCGAAGGAGAATGTAGAGAACAAAGAGCAAGAAAGTGAGCAGAAGGAGAACGATGAGACCAAAGAGAAAGAAACTGAACAGAAGGAGAATGAAGAGATCAAAGAGGACAAAACTGAAGAGAAAGGAACATCAGAGGAGACTCAAAGGGTGGATAATAAAGAGGGAGAGGAACGCAATGATACAGATGATAAAGAAAAGGAGGCCGAGAAGGAAGGTGATAAGATTGAGAAGATGCTTTTAACTGATGATCGGGTTCGAGATGGAGGTGAAACTGATGAGGGGGCAAGAGAAGAGCCTTACAAGGCAGATGATGCTTCCAGTGCTATGGCCCACGAAACTCAGAATGCGACACAAGATAATGGCAGTTCAGAAAATTCTAATGAAGAAAAGCAGTTTGGAGACAAAGAGAATAATACAAATAGCACTGAAGTGGTTGATGTTGATCAAAACAAGTCTGTCTCAAATGTGGAAGTGACTGAAAAGATTGAACTGTATGGTAATGAAAAGGCCAAGGAAACTGAAGTGGGCGGTGGTGAGAGTAATCACTTGGAACCAGACAATGGTTCCACGCCTAATTCAACGGAACAGAAACAAGTGGACACCAAGACAGATGACTCTACACCGAAAAATTCAACCGATCAGCTGCAAATGGACACAAAGATGGATGAGTCTACACCGCAAAATTCTACAGATCAGCAGCACGTGGAGACTAAGTTCAATGACTCTACACAGCAAAATGTTGTATTAGAGCAAACTGAGAGATCTGATGTAGCTGCCAACAGCGAGCAACAAGACTCTACCACAACAGCTTCCACTATAACTGTGAATGGTGATGCTACAAATGGAGTAACCCCAGATACTTCTAGTAATTCTGAATCTGCTGTCTCGGATAGTCAGACGGTCAACTCCGGTACACCTACGGAAACAGATAAAAGTTCTGCACCTTCAACCATGAGCATTGTTCAGACTCAAAAGCTCAGCAGTAACACCGAGGTAGAAGGAACACAGGAAAATATACTCTCTCAAAAAACAAACGAGAATGAAGATGCTGGCCAAAAGCAAGGTGGTGATTCTTCTTCCTTTCAACAAGAGAAAGATGCGCCGTCAAACCCAGATAACAAATCAGATGCAAGCCAGAACGAAAATGGCAGTGGTGTTCTAAACAACACCAATGCAAACGCTGATACAGGTGCAGGCCAAAAGGAAGGATCAGTTGACTCGTCAAATTCTTCAGTATCCCAGGACAAAGAAGAATCTTCAAACGCCAATACTAATGTTGAGGCTGGACAGAATGAGAATGTGAATGTTGTTAAGAGCAACACCAATGACCACACATATGCAGGCCAAAAGGAGAACACAGGTGCTGGTGGAGAAGACTCTGGTAATGCCCAGAAGGAGAATGAAGATGCGTCAAACACGAATGACAATACTAATGAGAGCCAGAATGTGACAGTGGATTCGTCTAATGCTTCGATCCCCGAAGAAGAGAAAGAGGCTCGTATAGACCTGGATACTTTGCCGGAAAGCAAAACTGCAACTAATAACAATGATGATACGGCCACTGAGTAAAACATTTCAATAAGTTCACCATTCATTTGCGCAACCATATGTCattttgatttcatttttttttcttgtgagGTGATTCGGCATAACTGTAACCTTCATTGATGGCTGTACCTTCTTGTGATTATAGTGCGAAAGTTATTTTATCAATCTTGACTCTTGAGGGCAATATTTTGACaggatttttttttgaaattgcaTAGTTCATAACTTCATATCATCCACTCTGTGATGATGTATTTCCTCTTACTATTCTAGAGAAATTCTTTAGGTTCGGACATCCAGACCATATGACTATCTCCGGAAACACAATCCTAACGCTTGTATTTTGTTCCAACCTGCCGTCCTGCCCCTTATGTATACTACCCTATACAAGCATCCGGAAACacgaatttttttgttttacctgTCTTTCGtcaggagtaggattctcttccctcctaatcccttctccttctctcccctcctctcacatttCCTTTATAAGCTATTGACATGGTTTAATCATAACCGTTTAAATAGAATGGGTGGGAAGGAATgagagattaggaggggagAAAATCCTATTCCCTTTTGCCAAAGGAAACAAGAatctctcttttttgtttccgTCTTTCGCCAAATCAATGCTAAGTCAGGGAAAGGAGAGGTTACCGGATTGGGGGCAGTGCGAGGAGAGGGTGGTTAGCATGACAATTCAGGGGGTGTGGGGGCAGTTGGACCTGGGATAGGGGAAGATATTGTGTCCAGGTCCTTATGAATTAGGCGGTCCAGTAGTTGGACCTTAAAATTTCTCCAGAGAAAGGACTTGAGATTATTGTTTCGGGAGGACATAATATCTTACTTGGAGTGCTATTGCCGAATGACACACTAATCTATACTCGTATTTGTTATCAGGCACTTGTTCACCACAAACCTCATTAGTGGTTTTGAGTTTTCATTTGCATCCTGAATTTTCATCCTAATCAATCAGTCAATAAATTTCTCTGAAAAAGCTGTGTCGGACATAGTGAGGAGACCGAGAGATCCCCATATTCGGAAGAAGATAGGCATAAATTTTGAAGAACAGGAAGCTGGAAAGGGAAACAAACCAACATGTCATCATCTTATTTATCTGTGTCAATGGTTACAGACaaacataacaaaaaattgaacaacTTGCCACAAGGTCTTGATCCCGAATTCATGTTGAAAAATAAGTGCAAGTATTCATATCGAAAGAAATTCAAAGAAGACAGATGAATCCATCCGACATGAACGTGAAACAGAGTTATTCCAAATGGTGCCTCCTTGAAATGTCCCAAATGCCAGCCTAGTGCTCATGCTTTGTTTCAAAAAGGCCATCTGGACCTgaacaacaaaaatataaatgCTCAGATATTTGAGCAATGTTTATTAAGAAAGAGAATAAAAAGGTGAAACCTAACGAACACATAGAtccagaaaacaataatgcttCAACATCTCAAATTGGTGGATGAGACAGCAGTACAGAGCACAAAAGCAATTGAAATTTCTCTTCTTGTAAGTTAATTAAGAAAATCAAAAACAGGTTATTGAAAGTACCGTTTTACCAATAAGCATACAACATGTCTACCCAATATCTTTGAAGGACAACTATCTAGAATAGCTGAAAAGGACAAAGGCTCGTAGAATATCCACAAACAACAACAATGTACCAGCTTTAACAATGACTTCAAAGTTTTGCATATACTGAAGTTAAGAATATTCAAGCATCAAATATGGCAGTCCGAACTCGATACACTGTAAGACCTTACATAAATAGGTGCCTACATTATTAAAACATGCCAGCAGTACTGCAATAAATAGTGAGCCATACTATTAACGATCATTTAGCTTATTAGCCCCCACTCAAGACAGGGCCAAACCATTATTATCAACAGTTTGAGGTTAAATACAAAAATCTTACTTATTCGTTCGACCAATCTGTGGGAGAAGAA
This is a stretch of genomic DNA from Malus domestica chromosome 02, GDT2T_hap1. It encodes these proteins:
- the LOC103405440 gene encoding cysteine desulfurase, mitochondrial, translated to MAAKLLASALRRQTLTPKPASAASHLVRTLSTAAAVAEPVDDADGVSMKGVKIYGRPLYLDMQATSPVDPRVVDAMLPYYLTRYGNPHSRTHMYGWESDSAVETARAQVADLIGASPKEIVFTSGATECNNISVKGVMHFYKDKKRHVITTQTEHKCVLDSCRHLQQEGYDVTYLPVKSDGLIDLDELRTAIRPDTGLVSVMAVNNEIGVIQPMEEIGEICKEFKIPFHTDAAQALGKIPIDVDKWNVSLMSLSGHKVYGPKGVGALYMRRRPRIRVEPQMNGGGQERGIRSGTVPTPLVVGFGAACEIAKKEMEYDEKRVRELQDRMLKGIREKLDMVVVNGSEERRYPGNLNLSFGYVEGESLLMGLKEVAVSSGSACTSASLEPSYVLRALGVDEDMAHTSIRFGIGRFTTEEEIDRAVQLTVQQVKKLRELSPLYEMVKEGIDIKSIQWSQH
- the LOC103405565 gene encoding uncharacterized protein → MFKLSPRRNSRSRGFKVKHALQLFLLLGVCVWLAYQVKQSHGKKAEFRDKIKDGGDQILKLGRKDLKPVVEEIVDRNARQKEEEEEEQNKPEEIDNVGRGTGDDEVNENDENKIDERTKDQGDSVQGEKDSETNKEVTSEESNVNENEESKENENGNRNDEDDKAKQSEESNEKETEGAKEKESEEKEIVETVEKENGETKEMESEQKENVETTEKESEQKENGEFKETESEPKENVENKEQESEQKENGVTKEMGSEQKENVETTQKESEQKENGEFKETEGEPKENVENKEQESEQKENGVTKEMGSEQKENVETTQKESEQKENGESKETESEPKENVENKEQESEQKENDETKEKETEQKENEEIKEDKTEEKGTSEETQRVDNKEGEERNDTDDKEKEAEKEGDKIEKMLLTDDRVRDGGETDEGAREEPYKADDASSAMAHETQNATQDNGSSENSNEEKQFGDKENNTNSTEVVDVDQNKSVSNVEVTEKIELYGNEKAKETEVGGGESNHLEPDNGSTPNSTEQKQVDTKTDDSTPKNSTDQLQMDTKMDESTPQNSTDQQHVETKFNDSTQQNVVLEQTERSDVAANSEQQDSTTTASTITVNGDATNGVTPDTSSNSESAVSDSQTVNSGTPTETDKSSAPSTMSIVQTQKLSSNTEVEGTQENILSQKTNENEDAGQKQGGDSSSFQQEKDAPSNPDNKSDASQNENGSGVLNNTNANADTGAGQKEGSVDSSNSSVSQDKEESSNANTNVEAGQNENVNVVKSNTNDHTYAGQKENTGAGGEDSGNAQKENEDASNTNDNTNESQNVTVDSSNASIPEEEKEARIDLDTLPESKTATNNNDDTATE
- the LOC103418389 gene encoding ankyrin repeat-containing protein At5g02620-like, with the protein product MHVAAKAGCDEVVGLLINRARILYTEGADEESALADGKAYKNLLRIKNLIEDTGLHVAIKYGHLKVVILLVEADPELCCFTNSANESPLFLAITKGFPRIARYMLEKFPTSSLHGINGVTALHAAITRNISCKGIVKMMVSRNPEIIKEVDANGWTPLHYAALTGNVRATRLLMQQDSSISYILDKSGMSALHVAAYAGRRKVMEVLTQVRPDTCELVNHKGQTVLHAAVLGGQFVTVRYILRTSKFAGLINEADNDGNTPLHLAAIQRSLAVIKTMARNPRVDNTAINNQHLKAADIFLGDNIELDTFGRRVALKLLGRPVGVPIFQQQIRLDFMKLESTEKNDTPNNILDIAEKRALLADWDESSKFDTHLVVAMLIATVTFAAAFTLPGGFKGNGMPVLYKRAFFQVFVVFDSISFFLSIFVVFNHFMLKTVSRTALATPSSTNLQ